The following are from one region of the Pseudodesulfovibrio piezophilus C1TLV30 genome:
- a CDS encoding ABC transporter substrate-binding protein, giving the protein MVSRSFLINKGWHIAWLRPFFVGIVLTMTLSMVFPSIGAATNLVFWTTEVSPERKVVVDYLTNVFTLFHPDISIEVRGEDENTIAQALARALKTGRGPDIISCASDLVVSFDTMGWIDEALSKTLLEELGKDRFYSGALAKITKKNGIYCGIPFNGWVQGIWYRKDWFEDFRLEPPDTWSRILEAAKTLHAPEKGRYGILVGTREDAYAEQVFTHLALSAGVREFSSEGTVLFNSPATVETVKLYAELARYTPSGPQSWRARDFYLQGKLGMIFYSTFIMDDLAVPSVAADSLTGDHFEELDGGEYDYRLFRNTGMVSTLTGTQPASYGVLHALGIMRHSDKDKDMALKEFIHFLFTEEAYVTWLHMVPGGMLPVLKEIADAPAFYRDAQGVFQRYSRRRVNEIVTGFETLQSFSFIDGVLQPQASDVSAHKVIPRMLGKVLDKGISPRQAVSEAAAEMRDIAGGEDDIL; this is encoded by the coding sequence ATGGTGAGCAGAAGTTTTCTAATAAATAAGGGGTGGCATATTGCATGGTTGCGCCCTTTTTTTGTCGGAATAGTTTTGACCATGACTCTGAGTATGGTCTTTCCTTCAATTGGAGCGGCGACGAATCTTGTTTTTTGGACGACAGAGGTCAGCCCTGAACGGAAGGTCGTTGTTGATTATCTCACAAACGTGTTCACCCTGTTTCACCCCGATATTTCAATTGAAGTCCGGGGTGAGGATGAAAATACTATTGCGCAGGCGTTGGCCCGGGCGCTGAAAACAGGCCGAGGTCCGGATATTATCAGTTGCGCCTCTGATCTTGTCGTCTCGTTCGATACCATGGGGTGGATAGATGAGGCTCTTTCCAAGACCCTTCTGGAGGAATTGGGAAAGGACCGTTTCTACTCCGGCGCACTGGCCAAGATTACGAAAAAAAATGGGATATACTGCGGTATTCCTTTCAATGGGTGGGTTCAGGGAATTTGGTACAGGAAGGATTGGTTTGAAGATTTCAGGTTGGAACCGCCTGATACATGGTCCCGTATCCTGGAAGCTGCCAAAACCCTGCATGCCCCGGAGAAAGGCAGGTACGGGATTCTCGTCGGGACGCGTGAAGATGCCTATGCCGAGCAGGTTTTTACTCACCTGGCGCTGTCTGCCGGAGTGCGAGAGTTTTCATCCGAAGGAACGGTGCTTTTCAATTCCCCTGCGACGGTTGAAACTGTGAAATTGTATGCGGAATTGGCCCGGTATACTCCGTCTGGGCCGCAGTCTTGGCGTGCACGGGATTTTTATCTTCAAGGAAAACTGGGCATGATTTTCTATTCGACGTTCATAATGGATGATTTGGCGGTTCCGTCTGTTGCTGCGGATTCTCTGACCGGTGATCATTTTGAGGAGCTTGATGGGGGCGAGTATGATTATCGACTCTTCAGAAATACGGGTATGGTCTCAACCCTTACCGGGACACAGCCTGCCAGCTACGGGGTGCTGCATGCTCTCGGGATCATGCGTCATTCCGACAAGGACAAGGATATGGCCTTGAAAGAATTCATTCATTTCCTTTTCACCGAAGAGGCATACGTCACCTGGTTGCATATGGTGCCGGGTGGGATGCTGCCTGTCCTGAAAGAGATTGCCGATGCCCCGGCATTCTATCGGGATGCTCAAGGTGTTTTTCAACGATATTCCCGACGCCGAGTGAATGAGATTGTCACGGGATTTGAGACGCTGCAAAGTTTCAGTTTCATTGACGGGGTTCTTCAGCCCCAAGCTTCGGATGTTTCTGCCCACAAAGTCATTCCGAGGATGTTGGGCAAGGTGCTCGATAAGGGGATTTCACCACGCCAAGCCGTTTCAGAAGCGGCTGCCGAGATGCGGGATATTGCTGGCGGGGAAGATGATATCCTGTGA
- a CDS encoding ABC transporter permease yields the protein MSSGKSLHPVSGRTLTKLSSLLIPFMVLFLGGLTLALVQSLGYWVPIPPEGGMFAAYGELVRPHIIDAAIHSIWVALISMVLAVSIGAILASLIWLLPSTLERMSIVYKIPLILPHIAVAFIVLIFWSQSGVIASIGNLLGLVETPQDFPSLIHGGSGAGMILAYVYKEIPFVIILAHAVLKRLDPRLVQTASMLGAGPMTIFFKIMLPHMRPALNTASIILFLYAFGAFDIPYLLSESSPSMLSIEAFNLYFRRDLSNRPQAMALLICMFLFSLAFIVIYTRLAARLSAKDRKL from the coding sequence ATGTCCTCAGGTAAGAGCCTGCACCCTGTTTCTGGACGAACGCTGACCAAGCTTTCGTCTCTGCTGATTCCTTTCATGGTGCTCTTTCTGGGAGGGTTGACGCTAGCCCTGGTCCAATCTCTGGGCTACTGGGTCCCCATCCCTCCCGAAGGCGGCATGTTCGCGGCTTACGGAGAATTAGTGCGGCCACATATTATAGATGCCGCCATTCATTCCATATGGGTGGCATTGATTTCCATGGTCCTCGCCGTCTCCATCGGAGCAATTCTCGCTTCACTCATATGGCTTCTGCCCAGCACCCTGGAACGCATGTCGATCGTGTACAAAATTCCCTTAATTCTCCCGCACATTGCCGTGGCCTTCATTGTTCTGATCTTCTGGAGTCAATCCGGAGTGATAGCCTCCATCGGCAACCTCCTAGGCTTAGTGGAAACACCACAGGATTTCCCCTCGCTGATCCACGGGGGATCCGGGGCTGGCATGATACTCGCTTATGTGTACAAAGAAATCCCGTTTGTCATCATTCTTGCCCATGCCGTCCTCAAGCGCCTAGACCCGAGGCTGGTCCAGACCGCTTCCATGCTCGGGGCCGGGCCAATGACCATTTTCTTCAAGATCATGCTTCCTCATATGCGCCCTGCACTGAACACAGCTTCAATTATCCTTTTTCTCTATGCATTCGGGGCATTTGATATCCCCTACCTTCTCAGTGAAAGCTCTCCAAGCATGCTCAGCATCGAAGCCTTCAATCTCTATTTTCGTCGTGATCTTTCCAATCGTCCCCAAGCCATGGCTCTTTTAATCTGCATGTTCCTCTTTTCCCTGGCTTTCATTGTCATCTATACACGTCTGGCCGCACGATTGAGTGCAAAGGACCGAAAACTGTGA
- a CDS encoding cache domain-containing protein produces MFEVFHNLRIRNKLFLAYSFAFFLVFLIGGGIVYSQVRSIVQKSINTELTRTTETIRNMLRTSVDVSIRNYMRAVAEKNLELAGALHRQALRGLISEEEAKKRARDAFLSQTIGKTGHIYCLNSDGVMVVHPKRRLVGVDLSTQHFVKEQIRRKKGYLEYDWKEPLETVSRPKAISMAYFAPWDWIISATAYRDEFQKLVNISDFKKRILQLGFGQSGYPFVLDYNGNMLIHPFMEGKHFSEYGDPALSAIARRIISEREGQFEYQWKNPGEPQLRRKIVYFRAIPEMRWVVASSSYYDDFKKPLYAVRDVILMALAAGVLLMIPLSMWIGSIITRPLGGLGRSFARAADGDFSVRMTRQSGDELGTLALYFNSFMEKLTEYSESLQNEITVRKEAEEKLIALDKAKTLFLSSASHELRTPLTSIIGFLRLMEKNFTKRFQPYLSREPEMRSHATRFKDNLGVVRGEADRLGRLVNDLLDLNKIEAGHMEWRDEVLTVRSVLTRAGQAIEAQARQKAGVDFMVDTTEGGQSLLADADRLHQVLINLLNNAFKYTETGHVILGASRTKHELVFFVTDTGRGIPEEDQEKVFDIFYQVNDPNMRSSKVFGTGLGLAISRQIVQHYGGQMQVESTLGMGSTFKFTIPVGPVRG; encoded by the coding sequence ATGTTTGAAGTCTTCCACAATCTGCGAATTCGGAACAAGCTGTTTCTGGCATATTCCTTTGCCTTCTTTTTGGTGTTTCTTATTGGTGGTGGCATTGTTTATTCCCAGGTTCGGAGCATTGTGCAAAAGAGCATCAATACCGAACTGACCAGAACAACGGAAACCATCAGAAACATGCTGCGCACCAGCGTGGATGTGTCCATCAGGAATTACATGCGTGCTGTTGCCGAAAAAAACCTCGAATTGGCAGGAGCGCTCCACCGTCAGGCTTTACGTGGCCTGATTTCCGAGGAGGAAGCAAAAAAACGGGCCAGGGATGCTTTCCTTTCCCAGACCATAGGCAAGACCGGGCATATATATTGTTTGAACAGTGACGGTGTCATGGTGGTCCATCCCAAGCGGAGGTTAGTGGGGGTGGATTTGTCAACGCAGCATTTCGTGAAGGAGCAGATACGTCGCAAGAAAGGGTATCTTGAGTATGATTGGAAAGAACCGCTGGAGACTGTGTCCCGTCCAAAAGCCATTTCCATGGCTTATTTTGCTCCGTGGGATTGGATTATTTCTGCCACTGCCTACCGGGATGAATTTCAGAAGCTGGTGAATATTTCCGATTTCAAGAAAAGGATCCTTCAACTCGGGTTCGGTCAATCCGGGTATCCCTTTGTCCTGGATTACAACGGCAACATGCTGATTCACCCCTTCATGGAAGGGAAACATTTCAGCGAATACGGGGACCCGGCTCTCAGCGCTATTGCGCGGAGGATCATCTCCGAACGAGAAGGACAATTCGAATACCAGTGGAAGAATCCCGGAGAGCCTCAATTGCGCAGGAAGATTGTTTATTTCAGAGCCATCCCCGAGATGCGATGGGTGGTCGCTTCCTCCTCCTATTATGATGATTTTAAGAAACCGCTTTACGCCGTACGGGATGTTATTCTTATGGCTCTGGCTGCGGGAGTGCTGCTGATGATCCCCCTGTCCATGTGGATAGGATCAATCATTACTCGTCCTCTGGGGGGGCTTGGCAGGAGCTTTGCCCGTGCTGCTGACGGGGATTTCTCGGTTCGGATGACCCGGCAGTCCGGAGATGAACTGGGAACCCTGGCCCTGTATTTCAATAGCTTCATGGAAAAACTCACTGAATACAGTGAGAGCTTGCAAAATGAGATTACGGTTCGCAAGGAAGCCGAAGAAAAACTCATCGCGCTGGACAAGGCCAAAACGTTGTTTCTCTCTTCGGCATCCCATGAACTGCGGACCCCACTGACCTCTATCATTGGATTCCTGCGTCTCATGGAGAAGAATTTTACCAAACGCTTCCAGCCCTATTTATCGAGAGAACCGGAGATGCGGAGTCATGCGACTCGGTTCAAGGATAACCTCGGTGTGGTTCGAGGTGAAGCTGATCGACTTGGCCGATTGGTCAATGATCTGCTGGATCTGAACAAGATAGAGGCCGGGCATATGGAGTGGCGGGATGAAGTCCTGACGGTTCGCTCTGTACTGACTCGCGCCGGGCAGGCCATTGAAGCTCAGGCCAGACAGAAAGCCGGAGTCGATTTCATGGTGGATACGACCGAAGGAGGGCAGTCTCTGCTGGCGGATGCAGATCGTCTTCATCAAGTCCTCATCAATTTGCTGAACAATGCTTTCAAATATACTGAGACAGGGCATGTGATTTTGGGTGCATCCAGAACAAAGCACGAACTGGTTTTTTTTGTTACGGATACAGGTCGTGGCATTCCTGAGGAAGATCAGGAAAAGGTGTTTGATATTTTTTATCAGGTCAATGATCCGAATATGCGTTCCAGTAAAGTTTTCGGAACCGGACTTGGGCTGGCGATTAGCAGACAGATCGTCCAGCACTATGGCGGGCAGATGCAAGTCGAGTCGACTCTTGGGATGGGAAGTACTTTCAAATTCACGATTCCCGTGGGGCCGGTCAGGGGCTGA
- a CDS encoding methyl-accepting chemotaxis protein, whose amino-acid sequence MLGNTSVRLKTILTALGGPVVIALIMGAQQIFTIQEKSEETVLKQSQAIVLMAEAARNEMSAKLDSGVIRPFEEIPKERIMDAVPVIVAIRMAMENADEAGYKFRAPKVSPRNKENTPTELEGKVLAEMKATGQDEITIFESDKIRYFKAIRLTKECLFCHGNPPGEKDVTGGIKEGWKVGEIHGAFEIISSLEGANRDTKVAAISFSLWTLLILGIIATLVTWIMRSTVIRPLLEITTVTKAMSKGDFKNGVQNPSHDEIGKVGFSLNSMLRSLTNVIGTVTSATDSVKISSRELSEAADNVAKGAASQAANVEQVASSMDEIAHSIKRNAENSHKTEGIAQKAASNAEESGKALKEGLGALKEIANKIQIIEEIARQTNLLALNAAIEAARAGEHGKGFAVVASEVRKLAERSGNAALEIINISNASVEVADRAGDQLTRLVPDIKHTAELVKEIAADSAEQNASATMVNDALQGLGSVIHQNASAAEEIAGTTHALSEKANELSQATAFFSLNEDGVYAFPELECLDEKDES is encoded by the coding sequence ATGCTCGGCAACACAAGTGTCAGGTTGAAGACTATTCTTACAGCATTGGGTGGCCCGGTGGTCATCGCACTGATAATGGGAGCTCAACAAATCTTCACCATTCAGGAAAAATCCGAGGAAACCGTCCTGAAACAGAGCCAGGCTATTGTCCTTATGGCCGAGGCCGCGCGGAATGAAATGAGCGCCAAACTCGACTCAGGTGTTATTCGACCTTTTGAGGAAATCCCCAAAGAGAGAATCATGGATGCGGTTCCGGTCATCGTTGCCATCCGTATGGCCATGGAGAATGCCGATGAAGCAGGATATAAATTTCGTGCCCCCAAAGTTTCTCCTCGCAATAAGGAAAACACTCCCACTGAATTGGAGGGAAAAGTCCTGGCTGAAATGAAAGCGACTGGCCAAGACGAAATCACAATTTTTGAAAGCGATAAGATACGATACTTCAAGGCGATACGCTTGACTAAGGAGTGCCTGTTCTGTCACGGCAACCCACCGGGAGAGAAAGATGTCACAGGGGGGATCAAAGAGGGATGGAAAGTCGGTGAAATCCATGGAGCATTCGAAATAATAAGTTCTCTGGAAGGAGCGAATCGGGATACAAAGGTTGCGGCCATCTCCTTTTCCCTCTGGACCCTGCTCATATTGGGGATCATAGCAACGCTTGTGACGTGGATCATGCGTTCCACAGTCATCCGGCCCCTGCTTGAAATCACGACAGTGACCAAGGCCATGTCAAAAGGGGATTTCAAAAATGGCGTGCAGAACCCATCTCATGACGAAATAGGAAAAGTCGGCTTTTCCCTCAACTCCATGCTCAGAAGCCTCACCAATGTCATAGGAACCGTCACCTCTGCCACGGACTCTGTCAAAATCAGCAGCCGGGAACTTTCCGAGGCTGCGGACAATGTGGCCAAGGGAGCGGCAAGCCAAGCCGCCAACGTCGAACAGGTCGCGTCCAGCATGGATGAGATAGCCCACAGCATCAAACGTAACGCAGAGAACTCACACAAAACTGAAGGGATAGCTCAAAAAGCTGCGTCCAATGCGGAAGAAAGTGGCAAAGCCTTGAAGGAAGGATTGGGGGCGCTCAAGGAAATAGCCAACAAAATTCAGATAATCGAAGAAATTGCTCGCCAAACCAATCTCCTGGCCCTGAATGCGGCCATCGAAGCCGCTCGCGCAGGAGAACACGGCAAGGGATTTGCCGTCGTGGCATCAGAAGTCCGCAAATTGGCTGAGCGCAGCGGCAATGCAGCCCTTGAGATAATCAATATATCGAATGCCAGTGTGGAAGTGGCTGACAGGGCCGGAGACCAGTTGACCAGGCTGGTGCCGGATATCAAGCACACTGCGGAACTCGTCAAGGAAATAGCCGCAGACAGTGCCGAACAAAATGCCAGTGCAACCATGGTCAACGACGCTCTGCAAGGGCTGGGAAGTGTTATCCACCAGAATGCTTCCGCAGCCGAAGAAATAGCGGGAACAACACACGCTCTCTCGGAAAAGGCAAACGAGTTGTCCCAAGCCACAGCCTTCTTCTCTTTGAATGAAGACGGTGTCTATGCTTTTCCCGAGTTGGAGTGCCTCGATGAGAAAGACGAAAGCTGA
- a CDS encoding ABC transporter permease, whose protein sequence is MRARLILFSIALAAILPLGVLVLYAVAPGWRFPHVIPTHFDMRALQYLASQSEPVMRHLASSLAYSLLTVALSFLICVAPAHHFARQQFRGKQFLEGIFLAPALVPAMTFSMGVHFLFIKAGLADSFPGVVLVLTIFSYPYMLRALTAGYQAIGEDYELCARNLGASPLQCLLRIDLPLLMPSAIAGGSVVFLVAFSEYFLVFLIGGGAVDSFTGYLVPYLTSSDRSTGALMTLVFLTVPIILFIIVEFSVARLYRDRGIY, encoded by the coding sequence GTGAGAGCACGTCTCATTCTCTTCAGTATTGCCTTGGCTGCCATACTTCCTCTTGGTGTGCTTGTGCTCTACGCCGTGGCACCGGGGTGGCGTTTCCCCCATGTGATTCCCACTCATTTCGACATGCGGGCACTCCAGTATCTGGCTTCACAGTCAGAACCTGTCATGCGCCACCTCGCTTCATCCCTGGCATATTCACTACTGACAGTTGCCTTGTCATTCCTGATCTGTGTTGCACCGGCCCACCACTTTGCCAGACAACAGTTTCGCGGCAAACAATTTCTTGAAGGGATATTCCTCGCACCAGCCCTGGTCCCGGCCATGACTTTTTCCATGGGAGTCCACTTCCTCTTTATCAAGGCGGGGCTTGCCGATTCATTTCCAGGAGTGGTGCTGGTCCTGACCATTTTCAGTTATCCCTATATGCTCAGGGCCTTGACTGCCGGATATCAGGCCATTGGCGAAGACTATGAACTCTGCGCTCGCAATCTCGGGGCATCCCCACTCCAATGCCTGCTGCGAATAGACCTGCCTCTACTCATGCCTTCAGCCATTGCTGGAGGGTCAGTGGTCTTTCTCGTTGCTTTCTCCGAATACTTTCTGGTGTTCCTTATCGGTGGCGGGGCCGTGGATTCCTTTACCGGCTATCTGGTTCCCTACCTCACGTCCTCAGACCGAAGCACCGGTGCGCTGATGACGTTGGTCTTTCTGACTGTCCCCATCATCCTGTTCATCATTGTCGAATTTAGTGTTGCCCGCCTGTACCGCGACCGAGGCATCTATTGA
- the torT gene encoding TMAO reductase system periplasmic protein TorT, with protein MWRRDCVTGQIDFTALCLFGVALQRLLCGFLFCFFLIHVSPSLAGDADIWSMQVKSYYGEYDAGQKSKGYASASLARPRLEEWMPPPTMAPGKERNYTIGVSFPHYGYSLWKAVNYGILEEAKRLGIAVRVMEAGGYGMIDRQQEQLRQLAQAGVDGILLGSVSYSGNNDAIAELKKQGIPVVGVVNDVSAPDLAAKALVSFLDMGYYAGEFIALDAERRGLREVRVAAFPGPKKSGWSADSLHGLLEALQEFPGPVRVVETSWGSLDSSKQRDLVRRSLMEHPDVDYVVGNAVAADVAYDILLGIGMAKRTTIVSTYIMPGLYEKIREGQVAAAPSGLMIFQGRMAVDMLIRLLDGDKAGKDFPFRSGPFIPLITTDNIDRFPYEALFGPRDYKPILRLDSGR; from the coding sequence GTGTGGCGACGAGATTGTGTTACGGGACAAATCGATTTTACCGCTTTGTGTCTTTTCGGTGTTGCTTTGCAGCGATTGCTGTGTGGCTTCCTTTTTTGTTTTTTTCTGATTCATGTATCTCCCTCCCTGGCGGGAGATGCAGATATCTGGTCCATGCAGGTGAAAAGTTATTATGGAGAATATGACGCGGGTCAAAAAAGCAAGGGGTATGCTTCAGCGAGTCTGGCACGCCCCCGGCTTGAAGAATGGATGCCCCCGCCGACCATGGCTCCCGGCAAAGAAAGAAATTATACGATCGGTGTCAGTTTTCCCCATTACGGCTATTCCCTTTGGAAGGCGGTTAACTATGGTATTCTCGAGGAAGCCAAACGGCTCGGTATTGCTGTTCGGGTGATGGAAGCCGGGGGATACGGTATGATCGACAGGCAACAGGAACAGCTGCGGCAGTTGGCTCAGGCCGGAGTAGACGGTATCCTGCTTGGCTCGGTCAGTTATTCGGGCAACAATGATGCTATTGCCGAGTTAAAAAAACAGGGAATTCCCGTTGTCGGTGTGGTGAATGATGTCTCGGCCCCGGATCTTGCCGCCAAGGCATTGGTTTCCTTTCTGGATATGGGATATTATGCAGGTGAATTCATCGCGCTTGATGCGGAAAGACGGGGGTTGCGCGAAGTCAGGGTGGCGGCCTTTCCCGGACCGAAAAAATCCGGATGGTCGGCAGACAGTCTTCATGGTCTTCTTGAAGCTCTTCAGGAATTTCCCGGTCCTGTCAGAGTCGTGGAAACGAGCTGGGGGAGTCTTGACTCCTCGAAACAGCGCGATCTTGTGCGGCGGAGCCTGATGGAGCACCCAGACGTTGATTATGTGGTTGGCAATGCCGTGGCCGCGGATGTTGCCTATGACATTCTGTTGGGGATCGGCATGGCAAAGAGAACAACGATTGTTTCAACCTATATTATGCCTGGGCTGTACGAGAAAATCCGGGAAGGGCAGGTTGCTGCCGCACCTTCCGGGTTGATGATTTTTCAGGGGCGCATGGCAGTGGATATGCTGATCCGTTTGCTCGACGGCGACAAGGCAGGAAAGGATTTTCCCTTTCGATCGGGACCGTTCATCCCTTTGATCACGACAGATAATATTGATCGTTTTCCCTATGAAGCCTTGTTCGGGCCTCGAGATTATAAACCGATCCTCAGATTGGATAGTGGGCGTTGA
- a CDS encoding adenylate/guanylate cyclase domain-containing protein — MKIRVPLYVNILTVFALLISAVVAIVVSYGYLRNADTAILSAELLLQRSGSSIVERTQKMFDTAFTTVDTYVSFRDIGVKASIHSHPMSPVFFKFLSQHPDFTSVYIGFDDGDFFLVSSLAERDELKAQLHLPQTALWYTQTIGHMADGRRYEIRKFLDAGFVPVGSDCIPDIAYDPRGRPWFKAALENDIPTLSDIYVFFLSGEPGITVSHRFDSVVSGVVGVDLSLSNLSCFVKRQKVSPSSDIMIFDTEGRIYAYPDTDRLVSSIQLEPHPGMGSEVDCLESPVLTALLEDFQSVGSKTLYSHELIVDGTAYLAHIDPLPTEYGKELFVGVVVPKHFFTGPIAVIGEQTLFVSLIILLLFIPVVYYAAKRISYPLKGLIESAENIKAFRLDIPVNVDSHIIEIRNLSRAMETMRGALKAFGSYIPTPLVEAMVVNDIQPVLGGSRKIMTFFFSDIQDFTAISETLSPELVTESITRYLKVMSQVILENGGTVDKYIGDSIMAFWNAPVEDADHAWHACLSALQCRDVLTAFNADCRERGAPEFLTRMGVHTGDAVVGNIGSSDRMEYTAMGAAVNLASRLEGLNKYLGTGILVSEPTRIIAGDDFCFRFAGKASPKGTSVGLGVFELLGTRSGSQGVYEPFAVSPEVEARLEEWENGVRVFFMREFEKASILFSKYLAEHGADPLVEHYLNLAREYSDWPPSEDWNGEQKFSNK; from the coding sequence TGCTCTTTTGATTTCAGCTGTGGTAGCGATTGTTGTTTCCTATGGATATTTGAGGAATGCCGATACCGCAATCCTTTCAGCTGAGCTTCTTCTTCAAAGGAGCGGTTCGTCCATCGTCGAGAGAACCCAAAAGATGTTTGACACCGCCTTTACCACTGTGGATACCTATGTCAGTTTTCGCGATATAGGGGTTAAGGCATCCATTCATTCCCATCCCATGAGTCCTGTCTTTTTCAAGTTTTTGAGTCAACACCCCGATTTTACATCTGTTTATATCGGTTTTGATGACGGAGATTTTTTTCTTGTCTCTTCATTGGCAGAACGGGATGAACTCAAGGCACAGTTGCACCTCCCACAGACTGCTTTATGGTATACCCAAACCATTGGGCATATGGCAGACGGTCGACGGTATGAAATACGAAAATTTCTCGATGCCGGATTTGTTCCCGTTGGTTCCGACTGCATCCCTGATATTGCATATGATCCGAGGGGACGGCCTTGGTTCAAAGCAGCTCTTGAGAACGATATCCCCACGCTGAGTGATATTTATGTCTTTTTTTTGTCAGGAGAGCCGGGAATCACGGTTTCTCATCGGTTCGATAGTGTCGTATCCGGTGTTGTTGGCGTGGATCTTTCTCTCTCCAATCTCTCCTGTTTCGTGAAGCGGCAGAAGGTCAGCCCATCCAGTGATATCATGATTTTCGATACGGAAGGCAGGATTTATGCTTACCCTGATACCGACAGGCTGGTTTCCAGTATTCAGCTGGAACCTCACCCCGGCATGGGGTCAGAAGTGGACTGCCTTGAATCTCCTGTTCTGACCGCTCTTCTCGAAGATTTTCAGTCAGTTGGGAGCAAGACACTCTACAGCCATGAATTGATTGTGGATGGGACTGCCTATCTCGCACATATTGATCCTTTGCCAACGGAATATGGCAAAGAGCTTTTTGTCGGAGTGGTGGTCCCAAAACATTTTTTTACAGGGCCGATTGCCGTTATCGGTGAACAGACGCTTTTTGTCTCACTTATCATTCTGCTTTTGTTCATCCCCGTGGTCTATTATGCGGCCAAGCGTATCAGTTATCCACTCAAGGGGTTGATTGAATCGGCTGAAAATATCAAGGCATTCAGGCTCGATATTCCCGTAAATGTGGACTCTCATATTATCGAAATCAGGAATCTGAGCAGGGCCATGGAGACTATGCGCGGTGCTCTGAAAGCCTTTGGAAGCTACATACCAACTCCTCTTGTGGAGGCGATGGTCGTCAATGACATCCAACCTGTTCTTGGCGGAAGCAGAAAAATAATGACATTCTTTTTCAGTGATATACAGGATTTTACGGCTATCTCAGAGACCCTGAGTCCCGAGTTGGTGACTGAAAGTATTACCCGCTATCTGAAGGTTATGAGCCAGGTTATACTGGAAAATGGGGGGACTGTGGATAAATACATCGGCGATTCGATCATGGCATTTTGGAATGCTCCGGTCGAAGATGCGGATCACGCATGGCATGCCTGTCTTTCCGCACTGCAATGCCGCGATGTGCTCACGGCATTTAATGCTGATTGTCGAGAGCGTGGCGCGCCGGAATTTTTGACCAGAATGGGAGTGCATACAGGAGATGCCGTTGTGGGAAATATCGGCTCCTCGGACCGGATGGAATATACTGCCATGGGAGCTGCCGTGAATCTTGCCTCCCGCTTGGAAGGACTGAATAAGTATCTGGGGACCGGTATCCTGGTCAGTGAACCGACCAGGATCATAGCCGGAGATGACTTCTGCTTCCGGTTTGCAGGAAAAGCTTCTCCCAAAGGGACCAGTGTCGGTCTTGGGGTCTTTGAACTGCTTGGCACCAGGAGTGGCTCACAAGGGGTTTATGAACCGTTTGCTGTTTCACCGGAGGTTGAAGCGCGTCTTGAAGAATGGGAAAATGGTGTGCGTGTCTTTTTCATGCGAGAGTTCGAGAAGGCTTCAATCCTGTTTTCCAAATATCTTGCGGAACATGGAGCTGATCCACTTGTGGAGCATTATTTGAATCTTGCTCGGGAGTATTCGGACTGGCCACCCTCGGAGGATTGGAATGGTGAGCAGAAGTTTTCTAATAAATAA